The following coding sequences lie in one Candidatus Polarisedimenticolia bacterium genomic window:
- a CDS encoding arginine deiminase family protein, whose protein sequence is MTEIGSQSEIAPIRRLLLKHPKDAWVDRRQVEAQWRELRFTGPPDLGKALEEYERFVDLVRRPGTEISFLPHDPDTGLDSIYTHDPVVISGRGAILCSMGKAARRGEPEAAGRFFARSDIPIAGRIEGEGRLEGGDVVFLDARTAAVGEGYRTNAEGIRQLRLILAGDIDEIVAVPLPHWNGPEDVLHLMSLVSPIDRDLLLVRSRLLPAPFRRWLLGRGFQLLEVPDGEFDTMGCNVLAVEPRCCVMLAGNPGTARLLSEAGCEVKTYEGGEISAKGCGGPTCLTRPLLRRAAS, encoded by the coding sequence GTGACCGAGATTGGCAGCCAGTCCGAGATTGCGCCCATCCGGCGCCTCCTCCTCAAGCATCCGAAGGACGCCTGGGTCGACCGGCGACAGGTCGAGGCGCAGTGGCGCGAGCTGCGCTTCACCGGCCCACCCGACCTCGGGAAGGCGCTCGAGGAGTACGAGCGCTTCGTGGACCTGGTGCGTCGGCCGGGGACGGAGATCAGCTTCCTGCCCCACGACCCCGACACCGGCCTCGACTCCATCTACACGCACGATCCCGTCGTCATCTCGGGGCGCGGGGCGATTCTCTGCAGCATGGGGAAGGCCGCACGGCGCGGCGAGCCGGAGGCCGCCGGCCGCTTCTTCGCGCGGTCTGACATTCCGATCGCCGGGCGGATCGAGGGCGAGGGCCGCCTGGAAGGGGGGGACGTCGTCTTCCTGGACGCGCGCACCGCCGCGGTGGGAGAGGGGTACCGCACGAACGCCGAGGGGATCCGGCAGCTCCGGCTCATCCTGGCCGGCGACATCGACGAGATCGTCGCGGTCCCGCTGCCGCACTGGAACGGCCCCGAGGACGTTCTGCATCTGATGTCGCTCGTGAGCCCGATCGATCGGGATCTTCTCCTGGTCCGCTCGCGCCTCCTGCCGGCGCCGTTCCGGCGGTGGCTGCTGGGCCGCGGATTCCAGCTGCTCGAGGTCCCGGACGGGGAGTTCGACACGATGGGGTGCAACGTCCTCGCCGTCGAGCCCCGCTGCTGCGTGATGCTCGCAGGAAACCCGGGGACGGCCCGCCTCCTGAGCGAAGCCGGCTGCGAGGTGAAGACCTACGAGGGGGGCGAGATCTCCGCGAAGGGGTGCGGCGGCCCCACCTGCCTGACGCGGCCGCTCCTGCGCCGTGCGGCGTCCTAG
- a CDS encoding dicarboxylate/amino acid:cation symporter: MADVPAPRRAPLGRRRLPLHFRIFLGMFIGAVLGLAANLAMGDSPLLGGFVANVTRPVGQIFLRLIFMVVIPLVLAAIILGVAELGDPRHLGRVGLRTLFFTLALSSLSVIIGVTLANAIRPGAGLSDSSRAKLLQVMSANASAVKAPPPPKTGLRILVDLIPENPVKAMVGALDGEMIAVMVFALVIGVALTLVDRRTVEPLLLWLQAVYEVVLKVIGMAMQLAPYGVAALLFSVTATAGLDALTALAWYVVTVLLGLAIHQFVTYSLLVKYYARYSPWLFFSRIREVMLTAFSTSSSNATLPVTLRVAESELGIPRPIGGFVLTLGSTLNQNGTALYEGITVLFLAQFFGVPLTLQAQITVVLLSILSGIGTAGVPGGSLPLVTALLVTIGVPYEGIGIIVGIDRLLDMCRTVLNVTGDVTVAACVARSEGHILKP; this comes from the coding sequence TTGGCCGACGTCCCCGCTCCTCGCCGCGCACCCCTTGGGCGCCGCCGCCTGCCGCTGCACTTCAGGATTTTCCTCGGCATGTTCATCGGGGCCGTTCTCGGACTGGCCGCCAACCTGGCCATGGGGGACAGCCCCCTCCTGGGCGGGTTCGTCGCCAACGTGACGAGACCGGTCGGCCAGATCTTCCTGCGCCTCATCTTCATGGTGGTCATCCCCCTGGTCCTGGCTGCGATCATCCTGGGGGTCGCCGAGCTCGGCGATCCGCGGCATCTCGGGCGCGTCGGGCTGAGGACGCTGTTCTTCACCCTGGCCCTGAGCAGCCTCTCGGTCATCATCGGCGTCACCCTCGCGAACGCCATCCGGCCCGGCGCCGGGCTGTCCGACAGCTCGCGCGCCAAGCTCCTCCAGGTGATGAGCGCGAACGCCTCCGCCGTGAAGGCGCCGCCGCCTCCCAAGACCGGGCTCCGGATCCTGGTGGACCTCATCCCCGAGAACCCGGTGAAGGCGATGGTCGGCGCCCTGGACGGCGAGATGATCGCCGTGATGGTGTTCGCCCTGGTGATCGGCGTCGCCCTCACCCTGGTCGACAGGAGGACGGTCGAGCCCCTGCTGCTCTGGCTGCAGGCGGTCTACGAGGTCGTCCTCAAGGTGATCGGGATGGCGATGCAGCTGGCGCCCTACGGCGTCGCGGCGCTCCTGTTCAGCGTCACGGCCACCGCCGGCCTGGACGCCCTCACCGCCCTGGCCTGGTACGTCGTGACCGTCCTTCTGGGGCTGGCGATCCACCAGTTCGTGACCTACTCGCTGCTCGTGAAGTACTACGCGCGCTACTCCCCCTGGCTGTTCTTCAGCCGCATCCGCGAAGTGATGCTGACCGCCTTCTCGACCTCCTCGAGCAATGCCACGCTGCCGGTGACCCTGCGCGTGGCGGAATCGGAGCTCGGCATCCCGCGACCGATCGGCGGCTTCGTCCTGACGCTCGGCTCGACGCTCAACCAGAACGGCACCGCCCTGTACGAGGGGATCACCGTCCTGTTCCTGGCGCAGTTCTTCGGCGTCCCGCTGACGCTCCAGGCGCAGATCACGGTGGTGCTCCTGTCGATCCTCTCGGGAATCGGCACCGCCGGGGTCCCCGGCGGGTCGCTCCCCCTGGTCACCGCCCTCCTGGTCACCATCGGCGTCCCGTACGAAGGGATCGGCATCATCGTCGGGATCGACCGCCTGCTCGACATGTGCCGCACGGTGCTGAACGTCACCGGAGACGTCACGGTCGCGGCGTGCGTCGCCCGCTCCGAAGGCCACATCCTGAAACCCTGA
- a CDS encoding cyclodeaminase/cyclohydrolase family protein — protein MLTGLTVEEFVEALAAPTPTPGGGSASALAGATAASLLRMMCDLTLGREAYRSHEEAVQGIKGRAESLRKDLLALVDRDAEAYDSVVKALRLPKSTPAEKDARAAALGRANLFAIETPMAIADACAVLMGMAGELAFKGNVNAVSDVGAAALLAYAGLRGAILSVRVNLKGVTDEARATKIRDRARRLEIDSERLREESLTAVYLRTGSR, from the coding sequence ATGCTGACCGGACTGACCGTCGAGGAATTCGTGGAGGCCCTGGCCGCTCCCACGCCGACGCCGGGCGGCGGCAGCGCTTCGGCCCTGGCAGGGGCCACGGCCGCCTCCCTCCTCCGCATGATGTGCGATCTCACCCTGGGCAGGGAGGCGTACCGGTCGCACGAGGAGGCCGTGCAGGGAATCAAGGGGCGGGCCGAGAGCCTGCGCAAGGACCTCCTGGCGCTGGTGGACCGGGACGCGGAGGCGTACGACAGCGTGGTGAAGGCGCTGCGGCTCCCCAAGTCGACCCCGGCCGAGAAGGACGCGCGCGCCGCCGCCCTGGGCCGGGCCAATCTGTTCGCCATCGAGACGCCGATGGCGATCGCGGACGCCTGCGCCGTCCTGATGGGGATGGCGGGGGAGCTGGCGTTCAAGGGGAACGTCAATGCGGTCAGCGACGTCGGGGCCGCAGCGCTCCTGGCCTACGCCGGGCTGCGCGGGGCGATTTTGAGCGTGCGGGTCAACCTCAAGGGCGTGACGGACGAGGCCCGGGCGACGAAGATCCGCGACCGGGCGAGGCGCCTCGAGATCGACTCGGAGAGGCTGCGCGAGGAGTCCCTGACGGCTGTCTACCTGCGCACCGGCAGCCGCTGA
- a CDS encoding ribonuclease HI family protein, with amino-acid sequence MTPRPARRRSKPAPPGLVAHIDGGARGNPGPAGYGVSIQDGEGRPVADLYGYLGVATNNTAEYAALLALLEYAVAAAPPSLRILSDSELLVRQIKGEYRVKHPGLQVLHGAARRLMSGLPSVVVEHVRREQNRAADALANRAMDLRESSGPLPRVLRDLPPLPFQPRLP; translated from the coding sequence GTGACGCCGCGCCCGGCCCGGCGCCGGTCGAAGCCCGCGCCTCCAGGCCTGGTCGCCCACATCGACGGCGGCGCGCGCGGAAACCCCGGGCCGGCCGGCTACGGCGTCAGCATCCAGGACGGGGAGGGCCGACCGGTGGCGGATCTCTACGGCTACCTCGGGGTCGCCACCAACAACACGGCGGAGTATGCCGCCCTCCTGGCCCTCCTCGAATACGCCGTCGCCGCCGCCCCCCCGTCGCTGCGCATCCTGTCCGACTCGGAGCTCCTGGTGCGGCAGATCAAGGGGGAGTACCGCGTGAAGCACCCGGGCCTCCAGGTCCTGCACGGCGCCGCCCGCCGCCTGATGAGCGGCCTGCCGTCGGTCGTCGTCGAGCATGTGCGCCGCGAGCAGAACCGCGCGGCCGACGCGCTCGCCAATCGCGCCATGGACCTGCGGGAAAGCTCCGGCCCGCTCCCCCGGGTCCTGCGCGATCTGCCGCCGCTCCCGTTTCAGCCCCGACTCCCGTAG
- the hutI gene encoding imidazolonepropionase has protein sequence MIDADLAIVDAAELVTLAGAAPRRGAAQGDLGVLERGCLAAKDGRIVFIGDEREYRRQVRLERSGVEIDATGRTVLPGFVDPHTHLPFAGSREREFEERLRGSSYEAIAARGGGILSTVEATRKASYDALIEMGKGRLNRMLLHGTTTAEAKSGYGLTLEDEIKQLRVVRALDAIHPVDLVPTFLGAHAVPPERRREREAYVREIVDRMIPEVSREGLARFCDVFVDDIAFTIEEAERVLTEAARHGLGLRVHADQLRDGGGAALAARLGAASADHLEHAGEKGIRALAESGTDAVLLPGAAFFMGRGAPGLGRRLVDAGVAVALATDFNPGTCPTEAMSAILPLACMEGGLSPAEAIVASTLNAAHSLGLAGRVGSLEPGKEADVQVLDVPNHLHLVYHFGVNHCRTVVKRGRVVVEDGAIAGTAPGTPGNGATDRPSGGF, from the coding sequence ATGATCGACGCCGACCTGGCGATCGTCGATGCCGCCGAGCTCGTCACCCTGGCGGGCGCCGCGCCGCGCCGAGGCGCGGCCCAGGGCGATCTCGGCGTCCTCGAGCGCGGCTGCCTGGCGGCGAAGGACGGCCGGATCGTCTTCATAGGGGACGAGCGCGAGTACCGCCGGCAAGTCCGGCTGGAGCGCAGCGGCGTTGAGATCGACGCCACCGGGCGGACCGTCCTGCCGGGCTTCGTCGACCCCCACACCCACCTGCCGTTCGCCGGGAGTCGCGAGCGCGAATTCGAGGAACGCCTGCGGGGCTCGTCCTACGAGGCGATCGCCGCCCGCGGCGGCGGCATCCTGTCCACGGTCGAGGCGACCCGCAAGGCGTCCTACGACGCCCTGATCGAGATGGGGAAGGGGCGCCTGAACCGCATGCTTCTGCACGGCACGACCACCGCCGAGGCCAAGAGCGGCTATGGCCTGACGCTCGAGGACGAGATCAAGCAGCTGCGCGTGGTGCGGGCGCTGGACGCCATCCATCCGGTCGACCTGGTGCCGACCTTCCTGGGGGCGCACGCCGTCCCCCCGGAGAGACGGCGGGAGCGCGAGGCCTACGTGCGCGAGATCGTCGATCGGATGATCCCGGAGGTCTCCCGGGAGGGGCTGGCCCGTTTCTGCGACGTCTTCGTGGATGACATCGCGTTCACGATCGAAGAGGCGGAGCGCGTCCTGACGGAGGCGGCCCGGCACGGACTCGGGCTGAGGGTGCACGCCGATCAGCTGCGCGACGGCGGGGGGGCCGCCCTGGCGGCGCGCCTCGGCGCGGCCTCGGCCGACCATCTCGAGCACGCGGGGGAGAAGGGGATTCGGGCGCTCGCCGAGTCCGGCACCGACGCCGTCCTCCTGCCGGGGGCCGCCTTCTTCATGGGGCGCGGCGCCCCGGGGCTCGGGCGTCGCCTGGTGGACGCGGGCGTGGCCGTGGCCTTGGCGACCGATTTCAACCCCGGGACCTGCCCGACCGAGGCGATGTCCGCCATCCTGCCCCTGGCCTGCATGGAGGGCGGTCTGTCGCCGGCCGAGGCGATCGTGGCCTCGACGTTGAATGCGGCCCACTCCCTCGGCCTGGCCGGGCGGGTCGGGAGCCTCGAGCCGGGCAAGGAGGCGGACGTCCAGGTGCTCGACGTTCCAAACCACCTTCACCTGGTCTACCATTTCGGCGTCAACCACTGCCGCACCGTGGTCAAGCGGGGACGCGTGGTGGTGGAGGACGGTGCCATCGCCGGGACCGCGCCGGGCACTCCAGGGAATGGCGCGACAGACAGGCCTTCCGGCGGTTTCTGA
- a CDS encoding C4-type zinc ribbon domain-containing protein: MSAIEGLQEKIAAIPAEVARLEKDLIAAQKEIESESSRVQELNKDRRRLEMELMGVETKITKYQGQLLDVKTNKEYQAMLHEIEACKSERAALDEKILVEMEESEKRNAAVRALGEKLERRRRETTDGKSRLDAETRDLEARIAALEAERRQMSGAIAPAVLEPFLKVARQRKGLALVAVQDERCGGCHVRVMPKLIQMVRRATGLIACDSCKRYLYVPDDWARSDAAGAETTPS, translated from the coding sequence ATGAGCGCGATCGAGGGCCTGCAGGAGAAGATCGCCGCGATCCCCGCCGAGGTGGCGCGCCTGGAGAAGGACCTGATCGCCGCTCAGAAGGAGATCGAGAGCGAGAGCTCCCGCGTGCAGGAGCTGAACAAGGATCGGCGCCGTCTCGAGATGGAGCTCATGGGAGTCGAGACGAAGATCACCAAGTACCAGGGCCAGCTCCTCGACGTGAAGACCAACAAGGAATACCAGGCGATGCTGCACGAGATCGAGGCCTGCAAATCCGAGCGCGCGGCCCTGGACGAGAAAATCCTGGTCGAAATGGAGGAGAGCGAGAAGCGCAACGCCGCCGTCCGCGCCCTGGGGGAGAAGCTGGAGCGCCGGCGGCGCGAGACGACCGATGGCAAGTCGCGCCTCGACGCCGAGACCCGCGACCTCGAGGCCCGGATCGCCGCCCTGGAGGCGGAGCGCCGCCAGATGTCGGGGGCCATCGCGCCCGCGGTCCTGGAGCCGTTCCTGAAGGTGGCCAGGCAGCGCAAGGGGCTCGCCCTGGTCGCGGTCCAGGATGAGCGCTGTGGCGGCTGCCATGTCCGTGTCATGCCGAAGCTGATCCAGATGGTGCGCCGGGCGACCGGCCTCATCGCCTGCGACTCCTGCAAGCGCTACCTCTACGTCCCGGACGATTGGGCCCGCTCCGACGCGGCGGGCGCCGAGACCACTCCGTCGTGA
- a CDS encoding FAD-dependent oxidoreductase: MSRTADVVIIGGGIQGASIAYHLTLRGQKNVVVLEKDTLASGCSGRTGGMIRQHYSTGLVTEIARQGRDFFSTFDRVVGGHSGWVQCGLVYMVTGKDREALEHNIALGRKHGVPTRLIDAREARERVPGLNTEGAVAFGFEENAGYGDGYGTTVAFADRAREQGATILQATPATGIRLDNGRVTGVTTPKDTIATRTVVNAAGPWADRIGRMVGLDLPLKLELIEEAVIRVQAPDTYPIDTPSVYDFVNGLSFRPEGTGHTVVAEGSSYFKGDLDADGYPTRPSDRYIEDVSERLAKAMPRLASGTPRGGWAGLLEGTPDFHPIMGRAPGVEGLLLCYGFSGHGFKEAPVTGRLIAELILDGRTSLDIAPLGFERFAKGELLRSKYKDDPVMA, translated from the coding sequence ATGTCTCGCACCGCGGACGTGGTGATCATCGGCGGCGGCATCCAGGGGGCTTCGATCGCCTACCACCTGACGCTGCGCGGCCAGAAGAACGTCGTGGTCCTCGAGAAGGACACCCTGGCCTCCGGCTGCAGCGGCCGCACCGGCGGCATGATCCGGCAGCACTACTCGACCGGCCTGGTCACGGAGATCGCCCGGCAGGGGCGCGACTTCTTCTCCACCTTCGACCGGGTCGTCGGCGGCCACTCCGGGTGGGTGCAGTGCGGCCTGGTCTACATGGTGACCGGCAAGGACCGGGAGGCGCTGGAGCACAACATCGCCCTCGGCCGGAAGCACGGCGTGCCGACGCGGCTGATCGACGCGCGCGAGGCCCGGGAGCGCGTGCCCGGCCTCAACACGGAGGGGGCGGTCGCCTTCGGATTCGAGGAGAACGCCGGCTACGGCGACGGCTACGGCACGACCGTCGCCTTCGCCGACCGCGCCCGGGAGCAGGGGGCGACCATCCTGCAGGCCACCCCGGCCACGGGCATCCGGCTCGACAACGGCCGCGTCACCGGGGTCACAACACCGAAGGACACGATCGCCACGCGCACGGTCGTGAACGCCGCCGGTCCCTGGGCCGACCGGATCGGCCGGATGGTCGGCCTCGATCTGCCGCTCAAGCTCGAGCTGATCGAGGAGGCGGTCATCCGCGTGCAGGCGCCCGATACCTATCCGATCGACACGCCGAGCGTGTACGACTTCGTGAACGGCCTGTCGTTCCGGCCCGAGGGGACCGGCCACACGGTGGTGGCCGAGGGGAGCTCCTATTTCAAGGGGGACCTCGACGCCGACGGCTACCCCACCCGCCCTTCCGATCGCTACATCGAGGACGTCTCGGAGCGGCTGGCCAAAGCGATGCCGCGCCTGGCCAGCGGCACGCCCCGCGGCGGCTGGGCCGGCCTGCTCGAAGGGACCCCCGACTTCCATCCGATCATGGGGCGGGCGCCCGGGGTCGAGGGATTGCTCCTGTGCTACGGCTTCTCCGGCCACGGATTCAAGGAGGCCCCGGTCACCGGCCGGCTGATCGCCGAGCTGATCCTCGACGGCAGGACCAGCCTCGACATCGCCCCCCTCGGGTTCGAGCGCTTCGCGAAGGGGGAGCTCCTGAGATCAAAATACAAAGACGACCCGGTCATGGCATGA
- a CDS encoding DivIVA domain-containing protein encodes MKITPIDISSHRFAKKMRGLDPEEVRSFLNLVAGEFERLVIENNALKEELAQLKSGMADFKERERILKETLLTAQKLAQDMKEEGRKEAQLVIKEAEIKGGQLLDQAARKAGQIEGMIQNLRVERDAFEQRVRSAVEQHLRLLDMHKKEEEIEDRLRFMKKPSAGEKV; translated from the coding sequence ATGAAGATCACCCCGATCGACATCAGCAGCCACCGTTTCGCGAAGAAGATGCGCGGCCTGGACCCCGAGGAGGTCCGGTCGTTCCTGAACCTGGTGGCGGGGGAGTTCGAGCGGCTGGTCATCGAGAACAACGCTCTCAAGGAGGAGCTGGCCCAGCTCAAGTCGGGAATGGCCGACTTCAAGGAGCGCGAGCGGATCCTGAAGGAGACCCTGCTGACCGCCCAGAAGCTGGCGCAGGACATGAAGGAGGAGGGCCGGAAGGAGGCCCAGCTGGTCATCAAGGAGGCGGAGATCAAGGGAGGACAGCTCCTGGATCAGGCGGCGCGCAAGGCGGGCCAGATCGAGGGGATGATCCAGAACCTGAGGGTCGAGCGCGACGCCTTCGAGCAGCGCGTCCGCTCGGCGGTCGAGCAGCACCTGCGCCTGCTCGACATGCACAAGAAGGAAGAGGAGATCGAGGACCGGCTGCGCTTCATGAAGAAGCCTTCCGCCGGGGAGAAGGTCTGA
- a CDS encoding YggS family pyridoxal phosphate-dependent enzyme, producing the protein MTRLRGRIAAAARRANRDPGSIVLVGVGKTVEAERIMEAVTAGLHDLGENRVQEARDKAPRIPRSVRWHLVGHLQANKANHAARLFEVIHSIDSVEILSRLDQAAAREGRSIEGLAQVDLAGEATKFGVPVDGLDAVLDRAETCTSMRVTGLMILPPYDPDPERSRPHFRRLRGILEESRRRHPRLDLRELSMGMTEDFEVAIEEGATMVRVGRALFGERRAGPPVAAGN; encoded by the coding sequence TTGACGCGCCTCCGCGGGCGGATCGCGGCGGCGGCCCGCCGCGCGAACCGGGATCCCGGCTCGATCGTGCTGGTGGGTGTGGGCAAGACGGTGGAGGCGGAGCGGATCATGGAAGCGGTCACGGCGGGGCTCCACGATCTCGGCGAGAACCGGGTGCAGGAGGCGCGCGACAAGGCGCCGCGGATCCCGCGGAGCGTGCGCTGGCACCTGGTGGGCCATCTGCAGGCCAACAAGGCGAACCACGCGGCGCGGCTGTTCGAGGTGATCCACTCGATCGACTCCGTCGAGATCCTCTCCCGTCTGGACCAGGCGGCCGCCCGTGAAGGGCGGTCGATCGAAGGGCTGGCCCAGGTCGACCTGGCGGGCGAGGCGACCAAGTTCGGAGTTCCTGTGGACGGCCTCGATGCCGTGCTCGACCGGGCGGAGACGTGCACGTCCATGCGGGTCACGGGCCTCATGATCCTGCCGCCCTACGATCCCGATCCGGAGAGGAGCCGTCCGCACTTTCGCCGCCTGCGCGGCATCCTCGAGGAGTCGCGCCGGCGCCACCCCCGGCTCGACCTGAGGGAGCTGTCGATGGGCATGACGGAGGACTTCGAGGTGGCCATCGAGGAGGGCGCGACGATGGTCCGGGTCGGCCGCGCCCTGTTCGGAGAGCGCCGCGCCGGCCCGCCGGTCGCGGCCGGGAACTGA
- a CDS encoding NAD(P)/FAD-dependent oxidoreductase, translating to MNACDAVVIGGGHNGLVTAGFLARAGLRVVVLERRTLVGGACVTEEIAPGFRASTAAYIASMMRPEVIRDLGLSKYGLRMTPCDPILFVPSRTGRALFMHQDPRRTAADIEAFSPKDARAFLQFDAEIKRLAAYLEPFFMEPPPALNGGLASLRDLARLGLRLRRLDDEDAGRLTQFLTASVMDLVDGRFESPEVKNLIGSSNVLGAHNGPMTPCSASGLMFHSLSGGDELSQGYMGHVHGGMGTISEALASAARSFGAVIRTSAEVARILVEKGRAAGVVLASGEEIRARVVASNADPKRTFLRLLEPGQLEGRFLEDIARIKMAGPCAKINYALSQPPVLTQWPKNRTLSPADKSDFTVCHGLEYHERAWDECKHGRASTEPYVDCVVPTHIDPTLAPPGRAVLTAFVQYAPYHLAEGTWTVEREKLADRVTDTIEEVAPGFRTSVLARDILSPVDLESRFGLTEGNIFHGDLNLGQLFLGRPVPGWARYRTPIRGLYLCGAGVHPGGGVTGAPGFNAAQQILRDWKAKQLR from the coding sequence ATGAACGCCTGCGATGCTGTCGTCATCGGCGGCGGGCACAACGGGCTGGTGACCGCCGGCTTCCTGGCCCGCGCCGGGCTCAGGGTCGTCGTCCTCGAGCGGCGCACTCTCGTCGGCGGCGCCTGCGTCACCGAGGAGATCGCACCGGGCTTCCGCGCCTCGACCGCCGCCTACATCGCCAGCATGATGCGCCCCGAGGTCATCCGCGACCTGGGGCTCTCGAAGTACGGCCTCCGGATGACGCCGTGCGATCCGATCCTGTTCGTCCCGAGCCGCACCGGCCGCGCGCTCTTCATGCACCAGGACCCCCGGCGCACGGCCGCCGACATCGAGGCCTTCTCGCCGAAGGACGCCCGCGCCTTCCTGCAGTTCGACGCCGAGATCAAGCGGCTGGCGGCCTACCTCGAGCCGTTCTTCATGGAGCCGCCGCCCGCCCTCAACGGCGGCCTGGCGTCGCTCCGGGACCTGGCGCGCCTCGGCCTGCGCCTGCGCCGCCTCGACGACGAGGATGCCGGCCGCCTGACGCAATTCCTGACCGCCAGCGTCATGGACCTGGTGGACGGACGCTTCGAGTCGCCCGAGGTGAAGAACCTGATCGGCTCCTCCAACGTCCTCGGGGCCCACAACGGGCCGATGACCCCGTGCTCGGCCTCCGGCCTCATGTTCCACAGCCTGTCGGGCGGGGACGAGCTGTCGCAGGGGTACATGGGTCACGTGCACGGCGGCATGGGGACGATCTCCGAGGCGCTGGCCTCCGCCGCGCGATCGTTCGGCGCGGTCATCCGCACCTCCGCCGAGGTGGCGCGCATCCTGGTCGAGAAGGGACGCGCCGCGGGCGTCGTGCTCGCGTCGGGGGAGGAGATCCGGGCGCGGGTGGTGGCGAGCAACGCCGACCCGAAGCGCACCTTCCTGAGGCTCCTCGAGCCGGGCCAGCTCGAGGGGAGGTTCCTCGAGGACATCGCGCGCATCAAGATGGCCGGGCCCTGCGCCAAGATCAACTACGCCCTGTCCCAGCCCCCGGTCCTGACGCAGTGGCCGAAGAACCGGACGCTCTCGCCGGCGGACAAGTCCGACTTCACCGTCTGCCACGGGCTCGAGTACCACGAGCGCGCCTGGGACGAGTGCAAGCACGGCCGGGCCTCGACCGAGCCGTACGTCGACTGCGTCGTCCCGACCCATATCGACCCGACCCTGGCGCCGCCGGGTCGCGCCGTCCTGACCGCCTTCGTGCAGTACGCCCCCTACCACCTCGCGGAAGGGACCTGGACGGTCGAGCGGGAGAAGCTGGCCGACCGCGTCACCGACACCATCGAGGAGGTCGCCCCCGGATTCCGGACCTCGGTTCTGGCGCGCGACATCCTGTCGCCGGTCGACCTCGAGTCGCGCTTCGGCCTGACCGAGGGGAACATCTTCCACGGCGACCTGAACCTCGGGCAGCTCTTCCTGGGGCGCCCGGTCCCCGGCTGGGCGCGGTACCGCACGCCGATCCGGGGCCTCTACCTCTGCGGCGCAGGCGTCCACCCCGGCGGCGGCGTCACCGGCGCCCCCGGCTTCAACGCGGCGCAGCAGATCCTCAGAGACTGGAAGGCGAAGCAGCTGCGCTAG